GGTACGCCAGCAGCAGCGCAGCTAACCCCCTGCGGTGCCCTCTGGATAGCGGCGGCTGCAATGGCCGCCGCCACATCCAGAACAACTGGCAAAAAAATATTTTTCATGGACTGGAGTCCATACAAAACACGCCAAAAACAGCGACTTATAAGGGTTTCGCGGTGTTCCTATAGTCCATAACTGGCCGGATTCGTACAATTGCGGCTATTCTTTTTGCGCCCTAAAATGACGGCATATTGACCATTCAGGGAGCAAATGCCGTGGCCGCCGCCGATCCTTCAATGCCGTTTTCGCCATGCGATCCATCAGGGCCATGCACAGACGTTTCGGTAGGCGTCTTGCAATGGATTTTCGGGCCGGTCATCGACAAGCTGACAACCGGCGCAGACCCGGACACCGTTGATGCCTCGGTTTCCGTGCTGGCCTCGATCTTCTCGGTATTCAATAGCGGCCTGCTGGTCGTCGCCTCGCTGATCGTGTCTTACGTCGCCGTCATGGGCGTGACGCAGACGGCCAGCGAAGGCGAAGCGATGGGCCGCAACTGGTCATCCCTCTGGACGCCGGTTCGGATCGTGGCCGGGGGGTCGGTACTGCTGCCCAGCACAAGCGGCTTTAGCTTCATCCAGTTGATTGTTTTGATGTTCGGCCTGTGGGGCGTGGGCTTTGCAAACAGCCTGTTCAACATCGGAATTCAGACCGGCATCATCAGCGGCGCAGCAACCAGCGTCAGCGCCCAAATGGGCCTTGGCAGTGGAGCAAAGCCGAACCCGAACTATCCGCTCTATGACGTGCGGCAGTTCGCGCAGGAATATCTGGCCGTGGCGTGGTGCAAGCGGGCCGTGAATGCCTCGTTCGCGGATTTCGGCGGCGGCACGCCGAACATCAGCGCGGCCAGCGCACCAGACCAGACCATTGCAGAAGGCGACGGCAAAAAGGCGCTGATCTATCTGGCGCGGGATCGCAACGCCACAACCAACTTGGGCGGGGCCGTGCCGTTGTGCGGCAGCGTGAAGGTTTACAACTACAGCGCACCCGTCGCCATTGCCGCCGAAACCACGGCAGCAAAAGCCACCGTCTTTGACCCGGCCAAGATTCAGGACAACGCGGCAGCGATGAGCGCCATCCGCGTTGCGGCGCTCAACGCCAAGGCCACGGCAATCAACCAGGTCATGACCGACATTGAAGCGTGGGTGGCTCAATGGCCCGCCACGATCAATGATCCGGGCTGGGAGAACGTCCAGAGCGACCGTTTCAACCAGATTGTGAATCAGGCACAAAGCACCCTGACGGCCAGCCTGACCGCACAGATCGCGGCGGATAGCACCCTGAAAACGATCATGCAGCAGTACGTGAATGACATCACGGCGGACGGCTGGGCGATGGCTGGGGGGTTCTATCAGCGCCTGTCGGGCATCCGGCAGGAAATGGGCCGCATCTACGCGGAGAACGTCGCGCAGGCCACCGCGCCGAACCTCAACACACTGCCGCAGGGGCCGCACGCGCAGCTTGCACAGTCCAGCTACACCACGATTTACAACACCGTCATCAGCAAGTCGCTATCGGGTGCCAGCTACGCCAAACCGACGACACCACGGGCCGCCGATTTCAAGGCCGCACTGGTGCCGACCAGCATGGAGGATTTGTCCATCGACACGCTGGGAAGTCGTGGCGATAGCCTCATGAGCGGCTTTGTTGGCTGGGGCATGGAGCGCGTCACCTCGGCCATGATCGGCACCGATGGCGACGTGGATGCAATCGCCCGGATCAAGACCACGGGCGACGTTCTGGCGCTCATGCAGAGCACCGGCTTTGCCGTCGATAAGTTGGTGCATACCTCGCTGTCTGGCGTCAAAGCGGCAGCGGCTGCCGTGGGTAGCGTGTCCTTCATGGGCACCAGCGTTGATGCCACGCCGCTTGCCGATACCCTGCTGAATTGGGTGGTCTATAACTTCCTGACGCCGCTTGCTGAGGTCACAACGTGGCTCGGGCGGCTCGCCTTTTATTTCGGCGTATTCCTGCCGTCCCTGCCTTACACCATCTTCATGGTGGCCGTGGTCGGCTGGATTCTGGCCGTGCTCCAGTCGATCATCGCCGCGCCCCTGTGGGCGGTCATGCACATGACCCCGGATCGCACCTTCGTTGGCAGCCAGACGCAGGGCTATCTGCTGCTGCTGTCCCTGTTCGTGCGCCCTGCTCTCATCATCATTGGCCTGTTCGCGGCAATGATGGTGGCAAACCCGGTCATCGGCTACATCAGCAAAGCCTTTTGGGCCATGTACAACGCCAACGTGACCAGCGCCGAAAGCCTCGGGTGGTTCGTCGAGTTCTTGCAGTGGAAGAACTGGTTGATCGTCTATGGCTTCGTCCTGCTGCCGGTCATGTACATGGTTTTCGGGTTGTCGCAGATTCTGCCGGATACCGTTCTGCGCTGGATCGGCGCGGGCATCAGCAGCATGGGCGAAAGCCAAGCGACCGAACAGATGCGTAGTAACGCAGCAATGTACGGCCCCAGCGCCGTGAAAGGCGGCGCAGGGCCGAGGCCGGGAAGCAGTGACGGCAAATCTCACCGCCTGAACGGCGACCCCGGCAACGCGGGCAGCCTCAATGACCCGAGCGGCCCCACGGGCGGCGGCGGTGGTGGCCGCAGCGGCGGCGGCAACCATCCGCGCTTGCTCAATGCCAACAGCCAAGGCGTTGCACCCCAGCATGACACCGGCAACCTGTCTGCATCGACCAGCACCGCAACGGCCAGCGGCCCGGCTCGCAGCAGCAGCGCCGCGTCCAGTTCGGTCAATACGGGATCGCAAGGCGTTGTCGGCCGCTGGGCCAGCAATGACATTACCGACGCGGAGTTCACTGAAGTGAAGGACACCGCGCCACGCAGCAAGAGCGCCGACAAGGGCACAGATGCCGTGCTGGCCCTTGGCAGCGCGGGCGTTATCAGCGGGTTTTCCGCCGACGATGACAACGGCTCCGGGGCCATCAATACCGAGTATGACAGCCGCTACAGCTACACCCCACCGACTGCTGACGGCTCCAGCGTCATCAACCACGGCACAGAACAGGGA
The window above is part of the Denitromonas sp. genome. Proteins encoded here:
- a CDS encoding DotA/TraY family protein; the encoded protein is MQWIFGPVIDKLTTGADPDTVDASVSVLASIFSVFNSGLLVVASLIVSYVAVMGVTQTASEGEAMGRNWSSLWTPVRIVAGGSVLLPSTSGFSFIQLIVLMFGLWGVGFANSLFNIGIQTGIISGAATSVSAQMGLGSGAKPNPNYPLYDVRQFAQEYLAVAWCKRAVNASFADFGGGTPNISAASAPDQTIAEGDGKKALIYLARDRNATTNLGGAVPLCGSVKVYNYSAPVAIAAETTAAKATVFDPAKIQDNAAAMSAIRVAALNAKATAINQVMTDIEAWVAQWPATINDPGWENVQSDRFNQIVNQAQSTLTASLTAQIAADSTLKTIMQQYVNDITADGWAMAGGFYQRLSGIRQEMGRIYAENVAQATAPNLNTLPQGPHAQLAQSSYTTIYNTVISKSLSGASYAKPTTPRAADFKAALVPTSMEDLSIDTLGSRGDSLMSGFVGWGMERVTSAMIGTDGDVDAIARIKTTGDVLALMQSTGFAVDKLVHTSLSGVKAAAAAVGSVSFMGTSVDATPLADTLLNWVVYNFLTPLAEVTTWLGRLAFYFGVFLPSLPYTIFMVAVVGWILAVLQSIIAAPLWAVMHMTPDRTFVGSQTQGYLLLLSLFVRPALIIIGLFAAMMVANPVIGYISKAFWAMYNANVTSAESLGWFVEFLQWKNWLIVYGFVLLPVMYMVFGLSQILPDTVLRWIGAGISSMGESQATEQMRSNAAMYGPSAVKGGAGPRPGSSDGKSHRLNGDPGNAGSLNDPSGPTGGGGGGRSGGGNHPRLLNANSQGVAPQHDTGNLSASTSTATASGPARSSSAASSSVNTGSQGVVGRWASNDITDAEFTEVKDTAPRSKSADKGTDAVLALGSAGVISGFSADDDNGSGAINTEYDSRYSYTPPTADGSSVINHGTEQGGQPA